The following proteins come from a genomic window of Nocardioides albertanoniae:
- a CDS encoding alpha-mannosidase translates to MHDDVHLTEGRVSRVLKERLWPAVHTASAPVSVEWHELPGEPIAPTEGLALTYEPFEVGSDWGPAWGTAWFRITGSVPAEWAGRRVELVCDLGFDVNMPGFQCEGLVYTPDGEPIKSLNPRNQWVLVADEAEGGERIELFLEAAANPVLLDYHPFLPTQEGDIETSSKKKLYTTRRIELAVFEKDVFELCLDLETLHELQVELPEGPRKSRILQAIDDALDRVDLQRIAETAVSAREALTEVLEATAHDSAHQISAIGHAHIDSAWLWPVRETIRKVARTTSSMTELLGEDPDFRYGMSSAQQYAWVKEHRPEVYAGVKAAVAEGRFIPLGGMWVESDTTMPSGESLVRQFLYGQRFFESEFGIRCQGVWLPDSFGYSPALPQLMKRAGFEWFFTQKISWNQVNKFPHHTFEWEGIDGSRILSHFPPMDTYNSRLSGEEVAKASRQFRENRLATGSIAPVGWGDGGGGTTREMAGKARRLADLEGSAQVSWRHPDEFFEKARAELPEPPVWVGELYLELHRATLTSQHLTKQGNRRCEHLLVEAELWSATASVRGLLDYPYDELDALWQQILLQQFHDILPGTSIAWVHREAAAHYARVAEAAEALIAKAVTALAGEGTVALRADGRAGSVLAAEPVAAVSVVEQDETYVLGNDLVEVTVSAEGLITSAVDLATGRDAIPAGAEANLLQLHQDFPNMWDAWDVDRFYRNRVTDLREVTSIKITEDGLVVERPISPESTTTQTLSLAPGSRVLEIAQSTEWHETEKFLKVAFPLDVKAEQTLAETQFGYHRRPTHTNTSWEAAKFETSMHRWVLASEPGFGVALVNDSTYGFDVTRPSALTTEVRLSLLRAPRFPDPETDQGVQTHRYGLVIGADVAAATDAGAALNTPPRQIAGAEAVEPLVTVSGEGLVVSSVKLAADRSGDLVVRVYESTGARTQGELRVAESFERVEEISLVEDPIAEVSADGGVVALSLGAFEVRTLRFHRN, encoded by the coding sequence ATGCACGATGACGTACACCTCACCGAGGGGCGAGTGAGCCGGGTGCTCAAGGAGCGCCTGTGGCCGGCGGTCCACACCGCCTCGGCGCCCGTGAGCGTCGAGTGGCACGAGCTGCCCGGGGAGCCGATCGCTCCGACCGAAGGGCTGGCGCTGACGTACGAGCCCTTCGAGGTCGGCAGCGACTGGGGCCCGGCCTGGGGGACCGCCTGGTTCCGGATCACCGGGTCGGTGCCGGCGGAGTGGGCCGGCAGGCGGGTGGAGCTGGTCTGCGACCTCGGCTTCGACGTCAACATGCCCGGCTTCCAGTGCGAGGGGCTGGTCTACACGCCTGACGGCGAGCCGATCAAGAGCCTCAACCCGCGCAACCAGTGGGTGCTGGTCGCCGATGAGGCCGAGGGCGGCGAGCGGATCGAGCTCTTCCTGGAGGCCGCGGCCAACCCGGTGCTGCTCGACTACCACCCCTTCCTCCCCACCCAGGAGGGCGACATCGAGACCTCCTCGAAGAAGAAGCTCTACACGACCCGCAGGATCGAGCTCGCCGTCTTCGAGAAGGACGTCTTCGAGCTCTGCCTCGACCTGGAGACGCTCCACGAGCTGCAGGTCGAGCTGCCCGAGGGGCCGCGGAAGTCACGGATCCTGCAGGCGATCGACGACGCACTCGACCGGGTCGACCTGCAGCGGATCGCGGAGACGGCTGTTTCGGCTCGGGAGGCGCTGACCGAGGTGCTCGAGGCGACCGCCCACGACTCCGCCCACCAGATCTCCGCGATCGGCCATGCCCACATCGACTCCGCCTGGCTGTGGCCGGTGCGCGAGACGATCCGCAAGGTCGCGCGCACCACCTCCTCGATGACCGAGCTGCTCGGCGAGGACCCCGACTTCCGCTACGGGATGTCGTCGGCCCAGCAGTACGCCTGGGTCAAGGAGCATCGCCCCGAGGTCTATGCGGGCGTCAAGGCCGCTGTGGCCGAGGGCCGGTTCATCCCGTTGGGCGGCATGTGGGTCGAGTCCGACACCACGATGCCGTCGGGGGAGTCGCTGGTGCGGCAGTTCCTCTACGGCCAGCGGTTCTTCGAGAGCGAGTTCGGGATCCGTTGCCAGGGCGTGTGGCTGCCCGACTCCTTCGGCTATTCGCCCGCCCTGCCGCAGCTGATGAAGCGAGCCGGGTTCGAGTGGTTCTTCACCCAGAAGATCTCCTGGAACCAGGTCAACAAGTTCCCGCACCACACCTTCGAGTGGGAGGGCATCGACGGATCGCGCATCCTGAGCCACTTCCCGCCGATGGACACCTACAACTCCCGGCTCTCCGGCGAGGAGGTCGCCAAGGCGTCGCGGCAGTTCCGCGAGAACCGGTTGGCCACCGGGTCGATCGCGCCGGTCGGCTGGGGCGACGGGGGTGGCGGTACGACCCGCGAGATGGCCGGCAAGGCCCGTCGACTGGCCGATCTGGAGGGCTCGGCGCAGGTGTCGTGGCGCCACCCCGACGAGTTCTTCGAGAAGGCGCGCGCGGAGCTGCCAGAGCCGCCGGTGTGGGTCGGTGAGCTCTACCTCGAGCTCCACCGCGCCACCCTCACCTCCCAGCACCTCACCAAGCAGGGCAACCGGCGCTGCGAGCACCTGCTGGTCGAGGCCGAGCTGTGGTCGGCGACCGCGTCTGTTCGTGGCCTGCTCGACTACCCCTACGACGAGCTGGACGCGCTGTGGCAGCAGATCCTGCTGCAGCAGTTCCACGACATCCTGCCCGGCACGTCCATCGCCTGGGTCCACCGCGAGGCGGCCGCTCACTACGCCCGGGTCGCCGAGGCTGCCGAGGCTCTCATCGCCAAGGCGGTCACCGCGCTCGCCGGCGAGGGAACCGTCGCGCTGCGTGCCGACGGTCGCGCCGGGTCCGTCCTGGCGGCCGAGCCCGTGGCGGCGGTCTCCGTGGTCGAGCAGGACGAGACGTACGTCTTGGGGAACGACCTCGTCGAGGTCACCGTCTCCGCCGAGGGCCTGATCACCTCGGCGGTCGACCTGGCGACGGGGCGCGACGCGATCCCGGCCGGGGCCGAGGCCAACCTGCTCCAGCTCCACCAGGACTTCCCGAACATGTGGGACGCCTGGGACGTGGACCGCTTCTACCGCAACCGGGTCACCGACCTGCGCGAGGTCACCTCGATCAAGATCACCGAGGACGGGCTGGTCGTCGAGCGGCCGATCTCGCCGGAGTCGACCACCACGCAGACGCTGTCGCTCGCGCCCGGATCGCGGGTGCTCGAGATCGCCCAGAGCACCGAGTGGCACGAGACCGAGAAGTTCCTCAAGGTCGCCTTCCCGCTCGACGTGAAGGCCGAGCAGACGCTCGCCGAGACCCAGTTCGGCTACCACCGCCGCCCGACCCACACCAACACCTCCTGGGAGGCGGCGAAGTTCGAGACCTCGATGCACCGCTGGGTGCTGGCATCCGAGCCTGGGTTCGGGGTCGCGCTGGTCAACGACTCGACGTACGGCTTCGACGTCACTCGTCCTTCGGCGCTGACCACGGAGGTGCGGCTCTCGCTGCTGCGGGCGCCGCGTTTCCCCGACCCGGAGACCGACCAGGGTGTGCAGACACATCGCTACGGGCTGGTCATCGGCGCTGACGTCGCGGCCGCGACGGACGCGGGGGCGGCACTCAACACGCCGCCTCGCCAGATCGCCGGCGCTGAGGCTGTCGAGCCGCTGGTGACCGTCTCCGGCGAAGGCCTGGTGGTCTCGAGCGTGAAGCTCGCCGCCGACCGCTCCGGCGACCTGGTCGTACGTGTCTACGAGTCCACCGGTGCGCGTACGCAGGGGGAGCTGCGCGTCGCCGAGAGCTTCGAGCGGGTCGAGGAGATCTCGCTCGTGGAGGATCCGATCGCTGAGGTGAGCGCCGACGGCGGTGTCGTCGCGCTCAGTCTCGGGGCGTTCGAGGTCCGCACCCTGAGGTTCCACCGCAACTAA
- a CDS encoding endo-beta-N-acetylglucosaminidase H, with protein sequence MSVPHISRRRMLLGAGAGAGAAGLAATGVGLASSALAARPQASPTLMTGYVEVNSHSVGNVAKYELDGGGNVFDIGLIFAANINYDGQQAYLYNNPQVQAQLDGADTHIRPAQAKGIKILLSVLGNHQGAGFANFPDRAAAEAFADQLADVVNRYGLDGIDFDDEWADYGANGTGQPNDFSFVYLVQALRERIPDKLITLYYIGPTASRLSYGGVNAGDLLDHSWNPYYGTWGVPDVPGLGKAELAPAAIDIQGTPSSTAVSLASQTVSEGYGVFNTYNLGSADASGYLSEVTRKLYGKATLYTG encoded by the coding sequence ATGTCAGTTCCCCACATCTCACGCAGACGCATGCTCCTCGGCGCCGGCGCCGGCGCCGGTGCCGCAGGCCTCGCGGCCACCGGCGTCGGCCTGGCCTCCTCGGCCCTCGCGGCGCGCCCACAGGCCTCGCCGACGCTGATGACCGGATATGTCGAGGTCAACAGCCACAGCGTCGGCAACGTCGCCAAGTACGAGCTGGACGGAGGCGGCAACGTCTTCGACATCGGCCTGATCTTCGCCGCCAACATCAACTACGACGGCCAGCAGGCCTATCTCTACAACAACCCCCAGGTGCAGGCGCAGCTCGACGGCGCCGACACCCACATCCGTCCGGCCCAGGCCAAGGGCATCAAGATCCTGCTCTCGGTGCTCGGCAACCATCAAGGCGCCGGCTTCGCCAACTTCCCCGACCGTGCGGCGGCCGAGGCGTTCGCCGACCAGCTCGCCGACGTGGTGAACCGCTACGGCCTGGACGGGATCGACTTCGACGACGAGTGGGCGGACTACGGCGCCAACGGAACCGGCCAGCCCAACGACTTCTCCTTCGTCTATCTGGTCCAGGCGCTGCGCGAGCGGATTCCGGACAAGCTGATCACGCTCTACTACATCGGCCCGACCGCCTCACGGCTCTCCTACGGTGGGGTCAACGCCGGTGACCTGCTCGACCACTCCTGGAACCCGTACTACGGCACCTGGGGCGTCCCGGACGTACCCGGCCTCGGCAAGGCCGAGCTCGCCCCTGCGGCGATCGACATCCAGGGCACCCCGTCCTCCACCGCCGTCAGCCTTGCCTCCCAAACCGTCTCTGAGGGGTACGGGGTGTTCAACACCTACAACCTGGGCTCTGCTGACGCGAGCGGGTATCTCTCCGAGGTCACCCGCAAGCTCTACGGGAAGGCGACCCTCTACACGGGCTGA
- a CDS encoding TIGR03767 family metallophosphoesterase yields MGVTSEDGRIVAGGRKGTYVRLAEGSQERHVSRTDLAQRPDDLGDPILTVAHLSDLHVCDHQSPARAEVLDRLKDPDTATAELIDQVGTYRAQELLTAQVGAAMVEAVNEISEGPVGGGPLDLAITTGDSTDNGQLNELDWYLTLLDGGRLTPDSGDMLHYEGVDGLPDERFWHPEGGAYDRPRGYGGFPLVPGLLKAMRRAIDSPGLEVPWLAVNGNHDALLQGTIPTNETIAEVAVGALKAIAMPEHWTDEAKVKLVAGLVAGDPEALTMLSELDPHEVTPDKRRRQTTLQEFIDYHVHDEAKPAGHGFSAGGKPYYRHDANDQVTFVVLDTVNPAGGFDGSLDEEQLEWLDAELASTDRDERLTVIASHHDVASLVNDMNGAGGGRRVLGDEIEQTVSRHESAVLWLNGHTHRTAVRPRGSWWEVTAPSLVDWPQQGRVVELLSDGDVLTIATTMLDHAGPARWSGAIDDVRHLASLSRELSANDWQGPKVPLDEHPGGGSAKDRNVMLHLLDPRA; encoded by the coding sequence GTGGGTGTCACCAGCGAGGACGGGCGGATCGTCGCCGGCGGTCGCAAGGGGACGTACGTACGGCTGGCCGAAGGTTCTCAGGAGCGCCACGTCTCGCGCACCGACCTGGCTCAGCGCCCCGACGACCTCGGCGACCCGATCCTGACCGTCGCGCACCTCTCCGACCTGCACGTCTGCGACCACCAGTCACCGGCGCGGGCAGAGGTGCTCGACCGGCTCAAGGACCCTGACACGGCCACCGCCGAGCTGATCGACCAGGTCGGCACCTACCGGGCCCAGGAGCTGCTGACCGCGCAGGTCGGGGCGGCGATGGTCGAGGCGGTCAACGAGATCAGCGAGGGCCCGGTCGGTGGTGGCCCGCTCGACCTGGCGATCACCACCGGCGACAGCACCGACAACGGCCAGCTCAACGAGCTCGACTGGTATCTGACGCTGCTCGACGGCGGTCGCCTGACGCCCGACTCCGGCGACATGCTGCACTACGAGGGCGTCGACGGCCTGCCCGACGAACGCTTCTGGCACCCCGAGGGCGGGGCCTACGACAGGCCGCGCGGCTATGGCGGATTCCCGCTCGTGCCGGGGTTGCTGAAGGCGATGCGCCGGGCGATCGACTCGCCCGGGCTGGAGGTGCCGTGGCTGGCGGTCAACGGCAACCACGACGCGCTGCTGCAGGGCACCATCCCCACCAACGAGACCATCGCCGAGGTCGCGGTCGGCGCTCTGAAGGCCATCGCGATGCCCGAGCACTGGACCGACGAGGCCAAGGTGAAGCTCGTCGCCGGGCTGGTCGCCGGTGACCCCGAGGCGCTCACGATGCTGTCCGAGCTCGACCCCCACGAGGTGACCCCCGACAAGCGTCGCCGGCAGACCACGCTGCAGGAGTTCATCGACTACCACGTGCACGACGAGGCGAAGCCTGCCGGGCACGGCTTCAGCGCCGGTGGCAAGCCCTACTACCGCCACGACGCCAACGACCAGGTCACGTTCGTCGTGCTCGACACGGTCAACCCGGCAGGCGGTTTCGACGGCTCGCTCGACGAGGAGCAGCTCGAGTGGCTCGACGCAGAGCTTGCCTCCACCGACCGCGACGAGCGGCTCACCGTGATCGCCAGCCACCACGACGTGGCCTCGCTGGTCAACGACATGAACGGTGCCGGCGGCGGTCGGCGCGTGCTCGGCGACGAGATCGAGCAGACCGTCTCACGACACGAGAGCGCGGTGCTCTGGCTCAACGGCCACACGCATCGCACGGCGGTCAGGCCGCGCGGATCCTGGTGGGAGGTCACGGCTCCGTCGCTGGTCGACTGGCCCCAGCAGGGGAGGGTGGTCGAGCTGCTCTCCGACGGCGATGTGCTCACGATCGCGACCACCATGCTCGATCACGCGGGCCCGGCGCGCTGGAGCGGCGCGATCGACGACGTACGCCATCTGGCTTCGCTGTCTCGCGAGCTGTCCGCCAACGACTGGCAGGGCCCCAAGGTGCCCTTGGATGAACACCCCGGAGGAGGGTCGGCCAAGGATCGAAATGTGATGCTTCATCTGCTCGATCCGCGCGCGTAA
- a CDS encoding DUF3052 domain-containing protein, which translates to MSSTAATGPADRLGLKSGMVIQEMGWDNDTDDDLRVAIEDAVDADLVDGDYGNVVDAVLLWWRDDDGDLVDGLVDALTDLVGGGVIWLLTPKVGRPGAVDPADVAEAAPVAGLSQTTTATVSKDWAATRLLAPKTPA; encoded by the coding sequence GTGAGCTCGACCGCAGCCACAGGGCCTGCGGACCGGCTGGGCCTCAAGTCCGGCATGGTCATCCAGGAAATGGGCTGGGACAACGACACTGATGACGACCTTCGAGTCGCCATCGAAGACGCCGTCGACGCAGATCTGGTCGACGGTGACTACGGCAACGTGGTCGACGCCGTGCTGCTGTGGTGGCGCGATGACGACGGCGATCTCGTCGACGGTCTCGTCGACGCGCTGACCGACCTCGTCGGTGGCGGCGTGATCTGGCTGTTGACGCCGAAGGTGGGTCGCCCCGGTGCGGTCGACCCGGCTGACGTCGCCGAAGCCGCCCCGGTCGCCGGACTGTCCCAGACAACCACCGCGACTGTGAGCAAGGACTGGGCCGCGACGCGTCTGCTGGCACCGAAGACCCCTGCCTGA
- a CDS encoding AMP-binding protein translates to MFSTTAAKARNVGSAARILAGSGIVRPVNPVGLVRTGLALARWGTGPAGGFVGLAHRYPHRTAVIDELGSLTYADLERRSNAIARALAARGIGEGDGVAIMCRNHRGFIDATLAVAKLGADALYLNTAFAGPQLVSVLERDKPALVIHDEEFTGLLASTSAAERLVAWVDSEDPGETLESLVSGDSRPVTPPKRHGRIVILTSGTTGAPKSAPRQEAGIDAAIALMSRMPMKDGWRCHIAAPLFHTWGIAHLLFSELLGTTMILRRRFDPEDALATLEAHEADSFVVIPVMMQRILSLPEEKLAAYDLAGISSRLKAVASSGSALPGDLALEWMDRFGDTLYNIYGSTEVSYASIAGPVDLREAPTSAGKPPWGTQMKILDGDGAALSDGEAGRIFVGNGLLFEGYTSGGGKEVVDGLMATGDIGRFGPDGRLYIEGRDDDMIVSGGENVFPQEVEDCLMRHPQVSDAACVGVDDADFGKRLRGFVVLVSGADADEQTLKDWVKDNLARFKVPREIVVIDDLPRNATGKVLRRELAGWKADSASGFDQSEPREDA, encoded by the coding sequence GTGTTCTCGACTACCGCTGCCAAGGCGCGCAACGTTGGCTCTGCCGCCCGGATCCTGGCCGGCTCCGGCATCGTCCGTCCGGTCAATCCGGTAGGTCTCGTACGCACGGGCCTCGCGCTCGCTCGGTGGGGCACCGGCCCCGCGGGCGGGTTCGTCGGGCTGGCGCATCGCTACCCGCACCGCACCGCGGTGATCGACGAGCTCGGCTCGTTGACCTACGCCGATCTCGAGCGTCGCTCCAACGCGATCGCCCGGGCGCTGGCCGCCCGCGGGATCGGAGAGGGTGACGGCGTCGCGATCATGTGCCGCAACCACCGCGGTTTCATCGACGCCACCTTGGCGGTCGCGAAGCTCGGCGCCGATGCGCTGTATCTCAACACCGCCTTCGCCGGACCGCAGCTCGTCAGCGTGCTGGAGCGCGACAAGCCCGCCCTGGTCATCCACGACGAGGAGTTCACCGGGCTGCTCGCCTCGACCTCGGCCGCTGAGCGGCTGGTCGCCTGGGTCGACTCCGAAGACCCGGGGGAGACGCTCGAGTCGCTGGTCTCCGGTGACTCGCGGCCGGTCACGCCACCGAAGCGGCACGGCCGGATCGTCATCCTGACCTCCGGCACGACGGGTGCGCCGAAGTCGGCTCCGCGCCAGGAGGCCGGCATCGACGCGGCGATCGCGCTGATGTCGCGGATGCCGATGAAGGACGGCTGGCGCTGTCACATCGCGGCGCCGCTCTTCCACACCTGGGGGATCGCCCACCTGCTCTTCTCCGAGCTGCTCGGCACCACGATGATCCTGCGGCGGCGGTTCGACCCCGAGGACGCGCTGGCCACACTGGAGGCCCACGAGGCCGACTCGTTCGTGGTCATCCCCGTCATGATGCAGCGCATCCTCTCGCTGCCGGAGGAGAAGCTTGCGGCGTACGACCTGGCGGGCATCTCTTCGCGGCTGAAGGCCGTGGCCTCGTCCGGGTCCGCGCTGCCGGGCGACCTGGCGCTGGAGTGGATGGACCGGTTCGGCGACACGCTCTACAACATCTACGGCTCGACCGAGGTCTCCTACGCCTCGATCGCCGGCCCGGTCGACCTGCGGGAGGCGCCGACCTCGGCCGGCAAGCCGCCGTGGGGCACCCAGATGAAGATCCTCGACGGTGACGGCGCAGCGCTGTCCGACGGCGAGGCCGGCCGCATCTTCGTCGGCAACGGGCTGCTCTTCGAGGGCTACACCAGCGGCGGCGGCAAGGAGGTCGTCGACGGCCTGATGGCCACCGGCGACATCGGGCGTTTCGGCCCCGACGGCCGGCTCTACATCGAGGGCCGTGACGACGACATGATCGTCTCCGGCGGCGAGAACGTCTTCCCGCAGGAGGTCGAGGACTGTCTGATGCGCCACCCGCAGGTCTCCGACGCGGCCTGCGTCGGCGTCGACGACGCCGACTTCGGCAAGCGTCTGCGTGGCTTCGTCGTGCTGGTCTCGGGGGCCGACGCCGACGAGCAGACGCTGAAGGACTGGGTCAAGGACAACCTCGCCCGGTTCAAGGTGCCCCGCGAGATCGTCGTGATCGACGACCTGCCCCGCAACGCGACCGGCAAGGTGCTCCGCCGCGAGCTGGCCGGCTGGAAGGCCGACTCGGCGAGCGGATTCGACCAGAGCGAGCCGCGAGAGGATGCTTGA
- a CDS encoding peroxiredoxin, with product MSGLQIGGPAPDFTLRDQFGADVTLSDFRGKKAVAIFFFPFAFSGVCTGEMSGLRDRLDEFVTFDTEVLAISCDPMFAMRQFADTDRLNFPVLSDFWPHGEVAKAFDVFNDTNGAPRRSSYIVDKEGVVRWAVHNANADGRDLDEHLHHLHAAV from the coding sequence GTGAGCGGACTTCAGATCGGCGGGCCTGCCCCGGACTTCACCCTTCGCGACCAGTTCGGCGCCGACGTGACGCTGTCGGACTTCCGGGGCAAGAAGGCGGTGGCGATCTTCTTCTTCCCGTTCGCCTTCTCCGGTGTGTGCACCGGTGAGATGAGCGGGCTGCGCGACCGCCTCGACGAGTTCGTCACCTTCGACACCGAGGTGCTGGCCATCTCATGCGACCCGATGTTCGCGATGCGGCAGTTCGCCGATACCGATCGGCTCAACTTCCCCGTGCTCTCCGACTTCTGGCCGCACGGCGAGGTGGCGAAGGCCTTCGACGTCTTCAACGACACCAACGGCGCCCCGCGTCGCTCCTCCTACATCGTCGACAAGGAGGGCGTGGTCCGTTGGGCCGTGCACAACGCCAACGCCGACGGTCGCGACCTCGACGAGCACCTGCACCACCTCCACGCGGCGGTCTGA
- a CDS encoding phytoene desaturase family protein, with the protein MSAAVVVGSGPNGIAGAIRLAQAGLEVTVVEAYERAGGGTRSSERTVPGVLHDDCAAFHPTGVASPFFASLGLERHGLRWLWPEIDLAHPLDDGRAGVAARDRELTRRSLGVDAERWDRLFGGVTGDFDALLGELLGPVVHVPRHPVVLGRFGVRALPPATWTAGRFEDDPAAALFMGAAAHAFGRLDTPVSSSVGLMLAGAAHAVGWPVAEGGTEAITRALLAELAALGGRVVTGVRVTSLDQLRDLIGERPDVVLLDTSPTGALEIAGDALPAHVRRALGRYRYGPAAFKVDIAVDGDIPWTNDDCRRAGTLHLGGTATEIAAVEKATVGGAMADRPFVLLGQQYLIDPARSKGPVNPIYAYAHVPHGYAGDATEAVIGQIERFAPGFRDRIVAVSTRSPADLEAYNPNWVGGDISAGANTARQIVLRPRPSLDPYALGVPGVYLCSSATPPGGGVHGMGGFHAAEAALKKAR; encoded by the coding sequence ATGAGCGCGGCGGTCGTGGTCGGTAGCGGGCCCAACGGGATCGCCGGTGCGATCCGGCTCGCGCAGGCTGGCCTCGAGGTCACGGTCGTCGAGGCGTACGAGCGGGCCGGTGGTGGCACGCGGAGCAGCGAGCGCACCGTGCCTGGTGTGCTTCACGACGACTGTGCGGCGTTCCACCCGACCGGTGTCGCCTCGCCGTTCTTCGCCTCCCTGGGGCTGGAGCGGCACGGGCTGCGCTGGCTGTGGCCGGAGATCGACCTCGCCCATCCGCTCGACGACGGTCGGGCCGGTGTCGCGGCGCGCGACCGTGAGCTGACCCGGCGCTCGCTCGGCGTCGACGCCGAGCGGTGGGACCGGCTGTTCGGCGGCGTGACCGGCGACTTCGACGCGCTCCTCGGCGAGCTGCTCGGCCCGGTCGTGCACGTGCCGCGCCACCCCGTCGTGCTCGGGAGGTTCGGGGTGCGGGCGCTGCCGCCGGCCACGTGGACGGCCGGCCGGTTCGAGGACGATCCGGCCGCAGCGCTGTTCATGGGGGCCGCCGCGCACGCGTTCGGCCGGCTCGACACCCCGGTCAGCAGCTCGGTCGGGCTGATGCTGGCCGGCGCCGCTCACGCCGTGGGCTGGCCGGTCGCCGAAGGAGGCACCGAGGCCATCACCCGGGCGCTGCTGGCCGAGCTGGCCGCGCTGGGCGGCAGGGTCGTCACCGGCGTGCGGGTCACCTCGCTCGACCAGTTGCGCGACCTGATCGGCGAACGCCCCGACGTCGTGCTGCTCGACACCTCGCCCACCGGAGCGCTGGAGATCGCCGGCGACGCCCTGCCCGCTCACGTGCGCAGAGCCCTCGGCAGGTATCGATACGGGCCTGCCGCGTTCAAGGTCGACATCGCCGTCGACGGCGACATCCCGTGGACCAACGACGACTGCCGGCGTGCGGGCACGCTGCACCTCGGTGGCACCGCGACCGAGATCGCCGCGGTCGAGAAGGCCACGGTCGGGGGTGCGATGGCCGATCGTCCCTTCGTGCTCCTCGGGCAGCAATACCTCATCGACCCGGCGCGCTCGAAGGGGCCGGTCAACCCGATCTACGCCTATGCCCACGTGCCGCACGGCTATGCCGGCGACGCCACCGAGGCGGTCATCGGCCAGATCGAGCGCTTCGCCCCGGGGTTCCGCGACCGCATCGTCGCGGTCTCGACCCGCTCGCCGGCCGACCTCGAGGCCTACAACCCCAACTGGGTCGGTGGCGACATCAGCGCCGGCGCCAACACCGCGCGCCAGATCGTGCTGCGCCCGCGACCGAGCCTCGACCCGTATGCGCTCGGGGTGCCTGGCGTCTACCTGTGCTCCTCCGCGACGCCGCCGGGTGGCGGGGTCCATGGCATGGGCGGCTTCCACGCCGCCGAAGCGGCGCTGAAGAAGGCTCGCTGA
- a CDS encoding sensor histidine kinase, with protein MRAVDAILIALVAAGAGLGVGLVGLLVAWLTRRWSIRWQLTLVATVAVLTVFGGVLAIAWLMFLSGHDLQVITVVTSIAVVVAILVALTIGSAVVRWSGAVQLQVREMAHGGHREPSESGPRELRALSVELAETQRRLEEAGAREARLEESRRELISWVAHDLRTPLAGLRAMAEALEDGIAADPHRYHTRIRTEVERLARLVDDLFELSRIQAGALTLAQEPVLLGDLVSEAIAGADPVARERQVHLGGQVEAGLEITADPASLSRVVANLLMNAIRHTPADGTVEVHCRPAPGDVRSVDLSVSDGCGGLDPGDMERVFDLGWQGSAARTPAAPEGTHGADSQGAGFGLAIVKGLVEAHRGMVWVENLPAATGCRFHVRLPA; from the coding sequence ATGAGGGCCGTCGACGCGATCCTGATCGCCCTGGTGGCCGCCGGGGCCGGTCTCGGCGTCGGCCTGGTCGGGCTGCTCGTCGCCTGGTTGACCCGGCGCTGGTCGATCCGCTGGCAGCTCACGCTGGTCGCGACCGTCGCCGTGCTGACCGTCTTCGGGGGCGTGCTCGCGATCGCCTGGCTGATGTTCCTCTCCGGCCACGACCTGCAGGTCATCACCGTGGTCACCTCGATCGCCGTGGTCGTGGCCATCCTGGTCGCGCTCACCATCGGCTCCGCCGTGGTCCGCTGGTCGGGGGCGGTGCAGCTGCAGGTGCGCGAGATGGCCCACGGAGGTCATCGGGAGCCGTCGGAGAGCGGCCCGCGAGAGCTCCGGGCGCTGTCCGTCGAGCTCGCCGAGACCCAGCGCCGCCTCGAGGAGGCCGGCGCACGAGAGGCCCGCCTGGAGGAGTCGCGGCGCGAGCTCATCTCCTGGGTCGCCCACGACCTGCGTACGCCGCTCGCCGGGCTGCGCGCGATGGCCGAGGCTCTCGAGGACGGCATCGCCGCCGACCCGCACCGCTACCACACCCGGATCCGCACCGAGGTGGAGCGGCTGGCCCGCCTCGTCGACGACCTCTTCGAGCTCTCCCGGATCCAGGCGGGCGCCCTCACGCTCGCGCAGGAGCCGGTGCTGCTGGGCGACCTGGTCAGCGAGGCCATCGCCGGCGCCGACCCGGTGGCCCGCGAACGCCAGGTCCACCTCGGCGGGCAGGTCGAGGCCGGACTGGAGATCACCGCCGACCCGGCGAGCCTCTCCCGTGTCGTCGCCAACCTGCTGATGAACGCCATCCGCCACACCCCCGCCGACGGCACGGTCGAGGTGCACTGCCGGCCGGCCCCCGGCGACGTACGCAGCGTCGACCTCAGCGTCAGCGACGGCTGCGGCGGTCTCGACCCCGGCGACATGGAACGCGTCTTCGACCTCGGTTGGCAGGGCAGCGCGGCACGCACCCCGGCCGCTCCCGAGGGCACCCACGGCGCCGACAGCCAGGGTGCGGGCTTCGGCCTCGCGATCGTCAAGGGCCTCGTCGAGGCCCATCGCGGCATGGTGTGGGTGGAGAACCTGCCGGCCGCGACCGGCTGCCGGTTCCACGTACGTCTGCCGGCGTGA